A single region of the Melospiza georgiana isolate bMelGeo1 chromosome 7, bMelGeo1.pri, whole genome shotgun sequence genome encodes:
- the HACD2 gene encoding very-long-chain (3R)-3-hydroxyacyl-CoA dehydratase 2 has protein sequence MAAAGSGGSRADNGYGGQQARRRKGPGALATGYLVIYNVVMTAGWLVIAVGLVRAYLAKGSYHSLYYSIEKPLKFFQTGALLEILHCALGIVPSSVVLTAFQVMSRVFLTWAVTHSVKEVQSEDSVLLFVVAWTITEIIRYSFYTFSLLNHLPYLIKWARYTLFIVLYPMGVSGELLTIYAALPFVRQSGLYSISLPNKYNFSFDYYTFLILVMISYIPIFPQLYFHMLHQRRKVLSHTEEHKKPE, from the exons ATGGCGgcggccgggagcggcgggagccgGGCGGACAACGGCTACGGCGGGCAGCAGGCGCGGCGCAGGAAGGGCCCGGGCGCGCTGGCCACGGGCTACCTCGTTATCTACAACGTGGTGATGACGGCGGG GTGGCTCGTTATTGCAGTCGGCCTAGTTCGGGCATATCTGGCTAAAGGCAGCTACCACAGCCTTTACTATTCAATAGAAAAGCCCCTGAAATTCTTCCAAACTGGAGCTTTGCTAGAG ATTCTGCACTGTGCACTTG GCATTGTTCCCTCTTCTGTTGTTCTGACTGCTTTCCAAGTGATGTCAAGGGTTTTCCTGACATGGGCAGTAACACATAGTGTAAAAGAG GTACAAAGTGAAGACAGTGTCCTCTTGTTTGTAGTGGCCTGGACAATCACCGAGATCATCCGTTACTCTTTTTACACCTTTAGCTTGTTAAACCATCTCCCTTATCTCATCAAATGGGCCAG GTACACTTTGTTTATAGTATTGTATCCAATGGGAGTCTCAGGTGAATTACTCACAATATATGCTGCATTACCCTTCGTCAGGCAGTCTGGCTTGTATTCCATTAGTTTACCTAACAAGtacaatttttcatttgactaCTATACATTCCTGATCCTGGTCATGATCTCTTACATTCCAA TCTTCCCTCAGCTCTATTTCCACATGCTGCATCAGAGGCGGAAGGTTCTCTCCCACACTGAGGAACACAAGAAGCCGGAGTAA